The genomic DNA GACATCGAGGAGACCCTGGCCGAGCGCAGCCGTCTCCAGTACCTGCGCTGATCTCCATCGGCCCGCGCGCATCTCGCGCATCGCGCGCTTCGAACGCAATGCCTGCCTGCTTCGTCACGGCAGGAGCAGGGCACGCTCCTCCGGCTTTGGCAGCGCGCACATCTCGTGCTTTCCGAAGATGCGATAGCGCACCCGCGCCACGACACGGTACCCCAGGTCGAGCAGCGGTGCGGGAATGACGCCCAGCAGCGCGCCCAGACGCCACGGGTAGGGCAGGTAGCCCGCGATCGCAACGACGGCCGCGCTTCGCATGCGAATGCCGCGGTCATCGACGAGGACGATGCTCTCGAGTGTTGC from Pseudomonadota bacterium includes the following:
- a CDS encoding DUF393 domain-containing protein; the encoded protein is MVLFDGVCGLCNGVVRWLVRHDTARVLRYAPLQGTTAAALRAQHPQIPATLESIVLVDDRGIRMRSAAVVAIAGYLPYPWRLGALLGVIPAPLLDLGYRVVARVRYRIFGKHEMCALPKPEERALLLP